The following DNA comes from Tunturibacter psychrotolerans.
GAGCGCTGGGTGATGCCGAAGACGATCGAAGTGAAGAGAGAGAAGAGCAGGACTGCTCCGAAGTGAGAGATGGTCACGAGCGCTTCCTCCCGGTGGCCAGCGAGTGCGCATCGACGGCGGAGATGATATTGAGGAGGCCGGCAACGACCATGAACTTCGTTCCGTAATCGGCGGTGGCAACCTGTACCGTGACCTGGCCGAGATCGAGCATGCGGGCGAGGATATAGAGCAAGCCGTTGCCGAGGTCGCCGGCGAAGTTAAGGATATCGAGCAGATCGCCGGTATTGGGCGAGTAGATCTTGCCTTTGAGCGCGAGGCCGATGGTGAACATTGCGACGATCGAGACCATC
Coding sequences within:
- a CDS encoding DUF6677 family protein, with the translated sequence MPESQVFGKFVSTVLKTSLLDIGSSFHPALRRPVIIEVAMATNISASTSAQTSSMPTMALIAGWLIPGAGHLLQRKWIRGGLLMVSIVAMFTIGLALKGKIYSPNTGDLLDILNFAGDLGNGLLYILARMLDLGQVTVQVATADYGTKFMVVAGLLNIISAVDAHSLATGRKRS